In Embleya scabrispora, the DNA window CGCCGCACCTGTTCCCGCTGTTGCCGCTGGGCACCGCGCTGGTCTTCCTGCTGTGCGCGGTTCCGGCCGGCACCGCCGGGGACCGGTACGGGCGCGGCCGGGTCTTCCTGGCCGGTCATGTCGCGCTGCTCTGCGGCTACCTGGTGCTGCTCGCGCCGCTGCCGGATCGGGCGTTGATCGTGGCCGTCCCGACCCTGCTCGGGTTGTTCTACGCGGGCACCGACGGCGTCCTGATGGCGCTTGCCGCACCGGCCGCACCGGCCGAATTGCGCGGCGGGGCGCTGGCGTTGGTACAGACCGGACAGGCGGGCGGACGGGCGCTGGGCGCGGCCGGGTTCGGCGCGGCGTGGACCCTGTACGGCCCGCACACCGCCGTGCTGCTCGCCGCCGCCGGGCTGGCCCTCGCCCTGCTCGCCGCCCTCGCGCTGCTGGCCGGCGGCACGCTCGCCCCGGGCTCCGGCGCCGAATCGAAGGGGGCCTCCCGATGACCCGTACCGCGCGCCTGACCGTGCTCACCGTGGTCACCGCCCTGCTCGTCGGCCTCGCCGTGCTGTACACCCTGCGCGCGGCGGGCGACGGGCGCGCGGGGCGGGACGGCGACTACACGGCGCTGAGCCTGGACCGTCCGGGCCGGATCGTCTTCCGCAGCACCGCCGCCGACGCCGGCCGGGACCACCTCGCGGCGGTCGACGCGGCGCGCCCCGGTGAGCCGCGGGCCGTGGCCGCGCGCGGTTGCCTGGTCTTCCACGCCGCCCACGGCACGGGGGTGTGCCTCCAGCCGGCCCGGTTGGCGCTCGGCACCTACGACGCCGTGCTCCTGGACGCGAATCTGCGCGAGACGAGCCGGCGCGCGCTGGCGGGCACCCCCTCACGCGCCCGGGTCTCGCCGAGCGGCCGACTGGTCGCGTGGACGTCGTTCGTCAACGGCGAGTCGTACGCGGGCCTGAACTTCTCCACCCGGACCGCGATCCTGGACACCCGCGGCGGCCGACTCGACGACAACCTGGAGTCGTACACGCTGCGCCGAGGCGACGAGACGGTCCGCTCCCCCGACGTCAACGTGTGGGGCGTGACCTTCGCGGCCGACGACAACACCTTCTACGCGACGGTGGCCACCGGCGGCCACACCTGGCTGGCCCGCGGCGACGTGGCCGCCCGTACGCTGCGCACGGTGCGTGAGAACGCCGAATGCCCGTCGTTGTCCCCCGACGGCACGCGCGTCGCGTACAAGAAGCGCGTCCCGGGCGCGGACGCCGACCGCCCGTGGCACCTGTTCGTGCTGAACCTGGCCACCAACGTCGAAACCCCGCTCGCCGAAACGCGAACTCTCGACGACCAGGCGGAATGGCTCGACGCGGAACGGGTGGCGTACAGCCTGCCGGGCGACCTGCGCGGCGACATCTGGACGGTGCGCGCCGACGGAACGGGCCGTCCGAACCTGCTGATCCCGCACGCCCTGTCCCCGGCCGTCCTGCGCGGCTGAGTTTCCGCGACCCGCAGGCGGCGCAGGCTCCGAGCGAAACGGAAGATCGAACCGTCGGAGGTAGGGCATGTCGGTGTTGAAGGGCAAGTCGGCGGTGGTCACGGGCGGCTCGCGCGGGATCGGGCGGGCGGTGGTGGAGCGGCTGGCCGGGGACGGCGCGGAGGTGGTGTTCGGCTACGTCAAGGACGAGGCCGCCGCCGAGGCGGTGGTCGCCGCGGTCGAGGCCGCGGGCGGCCGAGCCCGGGCCGTCCAGGTCGACCTGGGCGAACCGGGCGCGGCGGAAGCCTTCATGACGACGGCCGACGAACACCTGGGCGGCCTGGACATCCTGGTCAACAACGCCGCGACGGGCACCGCCTCGACCCCGATCGCCGAGCTGACGGAGCAGGAGTTCGACCACGTCCTGTCCGTCAACACGAGGGCCCCCTTCCTGACCATCCGCTACGCGGCCCGCCACATGCGAGACGGCGGCCGAATCATCAACGTCTCCACCCTCAACACCATCCGCCCGGTTCCCGGCATCGCGGCCTACGCGGCAAGCAAGGGCGCGCTGGAACAACTCACCAAGATTGCCGCCCACGAACTCGGCCCAAGAGGCATCACCGTCAACACGGTCGCCCCCGGCGCGACCGACACCGACCTCCTCAACGCCGCGAATTCCCCAGAGGCCCTGGCCGCCGTCCCCGCCCGAACCCCCCTACGCCGCCTCGGTCTCCCCACCGACATCGCCGACGTCATCGCCTTCCTGGCCGGCCCCCAAGCCCGCTGGCTGACCGCCCAAACCCTCCACACCAACGGCGGCCTCGGCTGACCCTCACCGAATGCCGACCGCTCGCACGAGGTCATTCACACCGACCGCACGGGGGTGGCGTTGCACGAGGTCACTCGTCAGCTTTCGCATGGAAGGCCTGTCTCGAACCTCCGCGGGCGCCTCGCGTAGCGCCGCGTTCAAGGCTTCGATGGTTTGGTCCGGCTTGCCCCAGAGCCACCATGCGCGTGCCATGTCGGTGTGCAGTCGGCCGCGCCGTTCGGGGGTGTCGAAAT includes these proteins:
- a CDS encoding TolB family protein, with amino-acid sequence MTRTARLTVLTVVTALLVGLAVLYTLRAAGDGRAGRDGDYTALSLDRPGRIVFRSTAADAGRDHLAAVDAARPGEPRAVAARGCLVFHAAHGTGVCLQPARLALGTYDAVLLDANLRETSRRALAGTPSRARVSPSGRLVAWTSFVNGESYAGLNFSTRTAILDTRGGRLDDNLESYTLRRGDETVRSPDVNVWGVTFAADDNTFYATVATGGHTWLARGDVAARTLRTVRENAECPSLSPDGTRVAYKKRVPGADADRPWHLFVLNLATNVETPLAETRTLDDQAEWLDAERVAYSLPGDLRGDIWTVRADGTGRPNLLIPHALSPAVLRG
- a CDS encoding glucose 1-dehydrogenase, producing MSVLKGKSAVVTGGSRGIGRAVVERLAGDGAEVVFGYVKDEAAAEAVVAAVEAAGGRARAVQVDLGEPGAAEAFMTTADEHLGGLDILVNNAATGTASTPIAELTEQEFDHVLSVNTRAPFLTIRYAARHMRDGGRIINVSTLNTIRPVPGIAAYAASKGALEQLTKIAAHELGPRGITVNTVAPGATDTDLLNAANSPEALAAVPARTPLRRLGLPTDIADVIAFLAGPQARWLTAQTLHTNGGLG